A genome region from Natranaeroarchaeum sulfidigenes includes the following:
- the proC gene encoding pyrroline-5-carboxylate reductase — protein sequence MTDVSIIGCGNMGSALIEGLADSDAHRVTAIDVDPDALAAVEAYSDWTTDDIDVAAESDVVIIAVKPDVVGAILDELELSPDHTLVTFAAGVSTDFVAGRTPATVVRVMPNLAAATRNMAAAVTGDTVTDEVREILGTVGEFAEIDEAQMDIATAVNGSGPAFVYYLIQGMKQAGIEGGLDPEQAETLAAQTFKGAAETALRSEDSLDEMIDAVCSPNGTTIEGMEVLWDSDVHRELGGAVAAAEERSAELSEEATENA from the coding sequence ATGACTGACGTGAGTATTATCGGCTGTGGAAACATGGGGAGCGCCCTCATTGAGGGGCTCGCCGACTCCGACGCCCACCGCGTGACGGCCATCGACGTCGACCCCGACGCGCTGGCGGCGGTCGAGGCGTACAGTGACTGGACGACCGACGATATCGACGTGGCGGCCGAGTCGGACGTCGTAATCATCGCGGTCAAGCCAGACGTCGTGGGAGCGATTCTCGACGAACTCGAACTCTCTCCGGATCACACGCTCGTCACCTTCGCCGCGGGCGTCTCGACGGATTTCGTCGCGGGACGAACCCCCGCGACCGTCGTTCGTGTGATGCCTAACCTCGCCGCGGCGACCCGGAATATGGCTGCCGCGGTCACCGGGGATACCGTCACCGACGAGGTCCGCGAGATACTCGGAACGGTCGGCGAGTTCGCCGAAATCGACGAGGCACAGATGGACATCGCCACTGCGGTCAACGGCAGCGGCCCCGCCTTCGTCTACTATCTCATTCAGGGGATGAAACAGGCCGGTATCGAGGGCGGACTCGACCCGGAACAGGCCGAGACGCTCGCGGCACAGACGTTCAAAGGTGCGGCCGAAACCGCACTCCGGTCCGAGGACTCGCTCGACGAGATGATCGACGCCGTCTGCTCACCGAACGGAACGACCATCGAGGGAATGGAGGTGCTCTGGGACAGCGACGTTCACAGAGAACTCGGCGGGGCCGTCGCCGCGGCAGAAGAACGGTCCGCCGAACTCTCCGAGGAGGCGACCGAGAATGCATAA
- the proB gene encoding glutamate 5-kinase, producing MHNSVDGDSVDSEAIERTRELAAEAGRVVVKAGTNSLTDEESNLDDAKLDKLVDDIAGLRERGKDVLLVSSGAVGAGIGRIDYTGDTVEESQALSTIGQSHLMRRYTESFERYGLKTAQLLLTQKDLDNPERYTNFRNTVETLLEWGVVPIVNENDAVATEEIRIGDNDMLSASIAIAVDAELLVTLTDVPGVYTGNPKHDDDAERIEAVGENYDYVHQLVEESSTDGFGGIMTKVEGARRVSEHGIPAVIAESTEPDVLEGIAATKSVGTIFTPINGVDDE from the coding sequence ATGCATAACAGCGTCGACGGCGACTCGGTCGATAGCGAGGCGATCGAACGGACGAGAGAACTCGCAGCCGAGGCTGGTCGGGTCGTCGTCAAGGCGGGGACGAACTCGCTGACCGACGAGGAGTCGAACCTCGACGATGCGAAACTGGATAAGCTCGTCGACGACATCGCGGGGCTTCGCGAGCGGGGCAAGGACGTCTTGCTGGTCTCCTCGGGCGCGGTCGGGGCCGGGATCGGCAGGATCGACTACACCGGTGACACCGTCGAGGAGTCACAGGCACTGTCGACGATCGGCCAGAGCCACCTGATGCGTCGCTATACGGAGAGCTTCGAGCGGTACGGGCTGAAGACCGCCCAGCTGCTCCTGACACAGAAAGATCTTGACAACCCCGAGCGGTACACCAACTTCCGGAACACTGTCGAGACGCTGCTGGAGTGGGGCGTCGTCCCCATCGTCAACGAGAACGATGCGGTCGCCACCGAAGAGATCCGGATCGGCGACAACGACATGCTCTCTGCGTCGATCGCCATTGCGGTCGATGCCGAGTTGCTGGTCACGCTCACGGACGTTCCCGGCGTCTACACCGGCAACCCCAAGCACGACGACGACGCCGAGCGCATCGAGGCGGTCGGCGAGAACTACGACTACGTCCATCAGCTCGTCGAGGAGAGCTCGACCGACGGCTTCGGCGGGATCATGACGAAAGTCGAGGGTGCACGGCGGGTCAGCGAGCACGGCATCCCCGCCGTGATCGCCGAATCAACCGAGCCGGACGTGCTCGAAGGGATCGCTGCAACCAAGAGCGTTGGCACGATATTTACGCCCATCAACGGTGTCGACGATGAGTAA
- a CDS encoding glutamate-5-semialdehyde dehydrogenase — translation MSNTEATEKVHEAQSAALELANVSEEQRNDALRSIADAIEANSEAILEANENDVRAGEEMLEAGEYTQALVDRLKLSESKLESIAEMVRSVAEQEDPLGKTLSARELDEDLELYRVAVPIGVIGTVFESRPDALVQIAALSLKSGNAVILKGGSEASHSNRILYETIVEATEEIPTGWAQQIEAHEEVDTMLAMDDEIDLLMPRGSSEFVSYIQDNTQIPVLGHTEGICHVFVDSEADLEMAEEIAFDAKVQYPAVCNAVETLLVHEAVAAEFLPGMVAKYENADVELRGDERVREVVDVDATTAEDWDTEYGDLELSIKVVDSLADAIEHITAHGSKHTESIVTEDADRAGRFMRSLDAASVFHNASTRFADGFRYGLGAEVGISTGKIHARGPVGLEGLTTYKYHLEGDGHLVATYAGEDAVPFTHEEFDGEWSPGRRSR, via the coding sequence ATGAGTAACACGGAAGCCACGGAAAAAGTACACGAGGCACAGTCCGCCGCGCTCGAACTGGCGAACGTCTCCGAGGAGCAGCGAAACGACGCGCTGCGCTCGATCGCGGACGCTATCGAGGCAAATAGCGAGGCGATCCTCGAAGCGAACGAGAACGACGTCCGAGCGGGCGAGGAGATGCTCGAAGCGGGCGAGTACACGCAGGCACTGGTCGATCGACTGAAACTCTCCGAGTCGAAACTCGAAAGTATCGCCGAGATGGTCCGCAGCGTTGCAGAGCAGGAAGATCCCCTCGGAAAGACGCTCTCGGCGCGCGAGCTCGATGAAGATCTCGAACTCTACCGGGTCGCAGTGCCGATCGGCGTCATCGGAACGGTCTTTGAGTCCCGCCCCGACGCGCTGGTTCAGATCGCCGCACTGAGCCTCAAATCCGGCAACGCCGTCATCCTGAAAGGCGGGAGCGAGGCGAGTCATTCGAACCGCATCCTCTACGAGACGATCGTCGAGGCAACTGAGGAGATCCCTACCGGATGGGCCCAGCAGATCGAGGCCCACGAGGAGGTCGACACAATGCTGGCGATGGACGACGAGATCGACCTGCTGATGCCACGCGGGAGCTCGGAGTTCGTGAGCTACATTCAGGACAACACACAGATCCCTGTTCTGGGTCACACCGAGGGGATCTGCCACGTCTTCGTCGATTCCGAGGCCGATCTGGAGATGGCGGAGGAGATCGCCTTCGACGCCAAGGTGCAGTACCCCGCGGTCTGTAACGCCGTCGAGACGCTGCTGGTCCACGAAGCAGTCGCCGCAGAGTTCCTGCCGGGAATGGTCGCCAAGTACGAGAACGCCGACGTCGAACTCCGCGGCGACGAGCGCGTCCGCGAGGTCGTCGACGTCGACGCCACGACAGCCGAGGACTGGGACACGGAGTACGGTGACCTCGAACTCTCGATCAAGGTCGTCGACTCCCTTGCCGACGCCATCGAGCACATCACGGCCCACGGCTCGAAACACACCGAGTCGATCGTCACCGAGGACGCCGACCGCGCGGGCCGGTTCATGCGGAGCCTCGACGCGGCGAGCGTCTTCCACAACGCCTCGACGCGCTTTGCCGATGGCTTCCGGTACGGCCTCGGCGCGGAGGTCGGAATCAGCACTGGCAAGATCCACGCGCGCGGTCCCGTCGGTCTGGAGGGGCTGACGACCTACAAGTACCATCTCGAAGGTGACGGCCACCTCGTCGCGACGTACGCCGGGGAGGACGCCGTTCCGTTCACCCACGAGGAGTTCGACGGCGAGTGGTCACCTGGCCGGCGCTCGCGGTAG
- a CDS encoding glutaredoxin family protein, translating to MANPVPITVYTREDCHLCDEALDTLERIADSEGVEIEIDLVDVDDDPELHEEYSDRVPYVLVDGTPKFKYRVDPAKARMELKRYA from the coding sequence ATGGCTAATCCCGTCCCGATCACCGTCTACACCCGCGAGGACTGTCATCTCTGTGACGAGGCCCTCGATACGCTCGAACGGATCGCCGACTCGGAAGGCGTCGAGATCGAGATCGACCTCGTCGACGTCGACGACGATCCGGAACTTCACGAGGAGTATAGCGACCGCGTCCCGTACGTGCTCGTCGACGGGACGCCGAAATTCAAGTATCGCGTCGATCCTGCAAAGGCTCGAATGGAGCTGAAACGGTACGCCTGA
- a CDS encoding universal stress protein: protein MASRVLVAVDGSEQSTAALEHAIVEHPEAELIAVHVIDILAGMYGEHYIDYQEIRTGQEQRAEGLLNNAEEVAAEHDRELTTETIIGKPATGIVDAAEEHDVDLIVIGSRGRSGVSRVLLGSVAETVVRRSPVPVTVVR from the coding sequence ATGGCATCACGCGTCCTCGTCGCGGTCGACGGCTCCGAACAATCCACGGCAGCGCTCGAACACGCAATCGTCGAGCATCCGGAGGCCGAGTTGATCGCAGTCCACGTCATCGACATCCTCGCGGGGATGTACGGCGAACACTACATCGACTACCAGGAGATCAGAACAGGGCAGGAACAGCGAGCGGAGGGCCTTCTGAACAACGCCGAAGAGGTTGCGGCAGAACACGACCGCGAGCTCACGACTGAGACGATTATCGGGAAACCGGCAACGGGAATCGTCGACGCCGCCGAGGAACACGATGTCGACCTGATCGTGATCGGCAGCCGGGGACGCTCGGGCGTCTCGCGTGTCCTGCTCGGCAGCGTCGCCGAAACTGTCGTGCGGCGCTCGCCCGTGCCAGTGACGGTCGTTCGATAG
- a CDS encoding urease accessory protein UreF — translation MAPAHRSSVLIAAVAQHEGLTHEQACLVHGYSFITDLLGAAQRLGRLSHTEIQRVLDELRPIIGEVVEEYRDQPLDAMWSFAPTTELMGMGHERADRRLFMS, via the coding sequence TTGGCCCCCGCTCATCGTTCCAGCGTCCTGATCGCCGCGGTCGCCCAGCACGAGGGGCTCACACACGAACAAGCGTGTCTCGTTCACGGCTACTCCTTCATCACGGATCTGCTCGGCGCTGCCCAGCGGCTCGGGCGGCTCAGCCACACCGAAATCCAGCGCGTCCTCGACGAATTACGGCCGATAATAGGTGAGGTCGTCGAGGAGTACCGGGACCAGCCGCTCGATGCCATGTGGTCCTTTGCACCGACTACCGAGCTGATGGGGATGGGTCACGAACGCGCGGACAGACGGCTGTTCATGTCATAG
- a CDS encoding N-6 DNA methylase, giving the protein MRNQTHADRLSDRFERGSTAYRQYTGRTREALDNDPTVTTAFEMWQSFLRESHGDVFGDLPDGISVESAFADALYYDFLVERLLAHVEATVGVTVMNREPGSNTGAFDVDLAAVHNTIVGADLRRVDDTIESLDITALDESILHNLFESVVSQQVRLSLGEYYTPRGIADLAVETLSVDDFAAETVLDPGCGSGVFCAAVIEHKRASYAAAEDAPAPAQQVEAITNSVFGIDLNPIAVRSARLAYLLALSPLLDDAAIDAVEIPVFLTDALGLTRSDSLQYGGTRVASTVDHLVGNPPWLTWSALPDRVRAAWRDGPADRLDLVTHHGADAKLGHANDDISVPFVLACLDRYAPDDAAFVLKRGITKGPAGRRLREQRLNDSPLAVEHVHDFTDLRPFGDARAGAAIYSFSVDREPCRPVPVTAWSRGSASPAFTSAERLTQTLEREETGFVPVDEEDPASSWLRRDAERRALGECSHEIRHGVKDDARDVFEIEPERVTDLEPDRVFPYLKSRHVVKFGLFGHDYRLVPVDVANEDNEAWLREACPRTYAYLDDNREALEARSSSWLDNGTFYNVFGLGEYTWAEYKVVWCRLGYKPHFVVVSTVDDERLGKKPVVPGDHCMFIGTDDEREAHVLCALLNSSIYQRTLDDVSSGGKASLSKSVVSRLELPAIEDVDEGVATRLADLSRAAHGIVPEHTDVSKRAYNRTTIEELEPVRAEIDALVEELLARRE; this is encoded by the coding sequence GTGCGGAACCAGACTCACGCTGACCGGCTTTCCGACCGATTCGAGCGCGGTAGCACAGCCTATCGACAGTACACAGGGCGCACCAGAGAAGCGCTCGACAACGATCCGACCGTAACCACTGCGTTCGAGATGTGGCAGTCGTTCCTCAGGGAGAGTCACGGCGACGTCTTCGGTGACCTCCCAGACGGCATCTCGGTGGAGTCGGCGTTTGCGGACGCCCTCTACTACGATTTTCTCGTCGAGCGACTACTCGCTCATGTCGAGGCGACGGTCGGCGTTACCGTGATGAACCGCGAACCAGGCTCGAATACAGGGGCGTTCGATGTCGACCTCGCCGCCGTTCACAACACGATTGTCGGAGCCGACCTCCGACGCGTCGATGATACGATCGAATCTCTCGACATCACGGCGCTCGATGAGAGCATCCTCCATAACCTGTTCGAGTCGGTCGTCAGCCAGCAGGTCAGGCTCTCGCTCGGCGAGTACTACACGCCGCGGGGCATCGCCGATCTGGCGGTCGAAACCCTGTCTGTCGACGACTTCGCGGCGGAGACGGTTCTGGATCCGGGCTGTGGCTCCGGCGTCTTTTGCGCGGCAGTTATCGAACACAAGCGGGCGAGCTACGCGGCGGCCGAGGACGCCCCGGCGCCCGCCCAGCAGGTCGAGGCAATCACGAACTCCGTGTTCGGTATCGACCTCAACCCGATTGCGGTCCGGAGCGCACGGCTCGCCTATCTGCTCGCGCTTTCCCCTCTACTCGACGATGCAGCGATCGATGCCGTCGAGATCCCGGTGTTCCTTACCGACGCACTCGGGCTCACGCGCTCGGACAGTCTCCAGTACGGCGGTACCAGGGTAGCATCAACCGTCGACCATCTCGTCGGCAACCCGCCGTGGCTTACCTGGAGTGCGCTCCCCGATCGGGTCAGAGCGGCATGGCGTGACGGCCCGGCGGACCGACTCGATCTCGTCACCCACCACGGTGCGGACGCAAAACTCGGCCACGCGAACGACGACATATCAGTCCCGTTCGTGCTCGCCTGTCTCGACAGGTACGCTCCAGACGACGCGGCGTTCGTGCTCAAACGCGGAATTACGAAGGGCCCAGCCGGTCGCAGACTGCGCGAACAGCGCCTGAACGACTCTCCGCTTGCCGTCGAACACGTCCACGATTTTACGGACCTGCGACCGTTCGGGGACGCGCGCGCCGGTGCGGCGATCTACTCGTTTTCCGTCGACCGGGAGCCATGTAGGCCAGTTCCGGTTACCGCCTGGTCACGGGGATCGGCGTCGCCCGCGTTCACGAGCGCCGAACGATTGACCCAGACGCTCGAACGCGAGGAGACAGGCTTCGTGCCGGTCGACGAGGAGGACCCTGCTTCCTCGTGGCTTCGACGCGACGCCGAGCGACGGGCACTCGGTGAGTGTTCCCACGAGATCCGCCACGGCGTCAAGGACGACGCCCGGGACGTCTTCGAAATCGAGCCAGAGCGCGTAACCGACCTCGAACCCGACAGGGTCTTTCCGTATCTCAAATCACGCCACGTCGTCAAGTTCGGCCTGTTCGGCCACGATTATCGGCTCGTCCCGGTCGACGTCGCAAACGAGGACAACGAGGCATGGCTTCGCGAGGCGTGTCCGCGAACCTACGCGTATCTCGACGACAACCGGGAGGCGCTTGAGGCCCGCTCGTCGTCGTGGCTCGACAACGGCACCTTCTACAACGTCTTCGGTCTCGGCGAGTACACCTGGGCCGAATACAAAGTCGTCTGGTGTCGGCTCGGCTACAAACCCCACTTCGTCGTCGTCTCGACGGTCGATGATGAGCGGCTTGGCAAGAAACCGGTCGTTCCCGGCGATCACTGCATGTTCATCGGTACGGACGACGAACGCGAGGCTCACGTTCTCTGTGCCCTGTTGAACTCCTCGATCTACCAGCGCACGCTCGATGACGTCTCCTCGGGCGGCAAGGCGAGCCTTTCGAAATCAGTCGTCTCGCGGCTCGAACTCCCAGCGATCGAGGACGTCGACGAGGGGGTTGCCACACGACTGGCCGATCTCTCGCGGGCCGCCCACGGGATCGTGCCCGAACATACCGACGTGAGCAAGCGGGCGTACAATCGGACGACGATCGAGGAACTGGAGCCGGTCCGGGCCGAGATCGACGCGCTCGTCGAGGAGCTGCTCGCACGACGGGAGTGA
- a CDS encoding DUF7117 family protein, which translates to MEIRGQRECKECGTRWSYYETGTVSCPECDSVKSVGIDEERKRHTASPATLNLTSVRNMIDDESREDIAAAAVEECRDYIRSHGFIDAGELQPLDDVYLAAHELRGVADVFGRSLDPTEDEELYYLSLLRGADHGERPDTESVPASIREARGLAYANAVDEYRAELKTYLDDQPRTDHEALATLQSLTEHVKRVRALQGDVDPKTAERLVKAARALGEYLRWDDEDALVRCQERLDRLSA; encoded by the coding sequence ATGGAGATCCGCGGCCAGCGGGAGTGCAAGGAGTGTGGGACACGGTGGTCCTACTACGAGACCGGGACCGTCTCGTGTCCCGAGTGTGACAGCGTCAAGAGCGTCGGTATCGACGAGGAACGGAAACGACACACGGCCTCGCCCGCGACGCTAAACCTCACCAGCGTTCGAAACATGATCGACGACGAGTCCCGCGAGGACATCGCCGCGGCGGCAGTCGAGGAGTGCCGCGACTATATCCGCAGCCACGGCTTTATCGATGCGGGAGAGCTTCAGCCCCTCGATGACGTCTACCTCGCCGCCCACGAACTACGAGGAGTGGCTGACGTTTTCGGGCGGTCACTCGATCCCACGGAGGACGAAGAGCTCTACTATCTCTCCTTGCTCCGGGGGGCCGACCACGGCGAACGCCCCGATACCGAGAGCGTCCCCGCCTCGATCCGCGAGGCGCGCGGGCTGGCCTACGCCAACGCCGTCGACGAGTATCGGGCAGAGCTGAAGACATATCTCGACGATCAGCCCCGAACGGATCACGAGGCCCTCGCCACGCTGCAGTCGCTTACGGAGCACGTCAAGCGGGTTCGCGCGCTGCAGGGTGACGTCGACCCGAAGACCGCAGAACGGCTTGTGAAGGCGGCCCGTGCACTCGGCGAGTACCTGCGTTGGGACGACGAGGATGCCCTCGTCCGGTGTCAGGAGCGACTGGATCGGCTGTCGGCCTGA
- a CDS encoding NAD(P)/FAD-dependent oxidoreductase: protein METDTGSPPRAVIVGAGIVGCAAARTLAQSHDVTVLEAESIAGGATGRAAGLITVRTAYADRPAVGRYAFDAFSDYDGTHGVSFHDTPSYELRRESGDEGLDIDRAAAHYREAGIPIERLRHDDIRTELPGIDASDIEHGLRIGETGWIDPHALSMAYRQDAEAAGVEFRTNTPVTDLRVERQEGEQRIVGVDTPDDTVEAETVVLATGWRTPELLPADVDLPLRSYRTQCVVVEFPDERSFPMGWVPSADSYFRPTETPGQLLVGGGSAHEDEPETASRTADASFRRTAAELVEDLFVDGGQARLIDDWAGVDATTPDGFPIIDTPADGPAGLVLATGLHGRGIMTAPVIGPVVASLVTDEDAPVPTDRFRLDRFDDPDEEFEFVNVSA, encoded by the coding sequence ATGGAGACGGACACCGGATCACCGCCACGTGCGGTGATCGTCGGCGCGGGCATCGTCGGCTGTGCTGCCGCACGAACCCTCGCCCAGTCACACGACGTTACCGTTCTCGAAGCGGAGTCGATCGCCGGTGGCGCGACTGGCCGCGCTGCGGGACTGATCACCGTGCGCACCGCGTACGCGGACCGCCCGGCAGTCGGCCGATACGCGTTCGACGCGTTCAGCGACTACGACGGAACCCACGGCGTATCGTTCCACGACACACCGAGTTACGAGCTACGGCGCGAGTCCGGGGACGAAGGACTGGACATTGATCGGGCCGCAGCGCACTATCGCGAAGCCGGAATTCCGATCGAACGGCTGCGCCACGATGACATCCGGACGGAGCTACCCGGAATCGACGCATCCGACATCGAACACGGACTCAGGATCGGCGAAACTGGCTGGATCGACCCGCACGCGCTCTCCATGGCATACAGGCAGGACGCCGAAGCGGCGGGCGTCGAGTTCCGGACGAACACGCCAGTCACCGACCTGCGCGTCGAACGACAGGAGGGCGAACAAAGGATTGTCGGCGTCGATACCCCCGACGACACCGTCGAGGCCGAGACGGTCGTTCTCGCAACCGGATGGAGAACGCCCGAGCTACTTCCGGCGGACGTCGATCTCCCGCTCCGTTCGTACCGCACGCAGTGCGTCGTGGTCGAGTTTCCCGACGAACGCTCGTTCCCGATGGGATGGGTCCCGTCCGCGGACAGCTATTTCCGACCCACCGAGACGCCGGGACAGCTACTCGTCGGTGGTGGCTCAGCGCACGAGGACGAGCCCGAGACGGCCAGTCGGACTGCGGACGCGTCGTTCCGTCGCACCGCTGCGGAACTCGTCGAGGACCTGTTCGTCGACGGCGGGCAAGCACGGCTGATCGATGACTGGGCTGGTGTCGACGCGACGACGCCTGATGGCTTCCCGATTATCGATACCCCCGCGGATGGCCCGGCGGGGCTCGTACTGGCGACGGGGCTTCACGGGCGCGGGATCATGACCGCACCGGTGATCGGCCCGGTGGTCGCGTCGCTGGTAACCGACGAGGACGCACCAGTGCCGACCGATCGGTTTCGACTCGACCGGTTCGACGACCCGGACGAGGAGTTCGAGTTCGTCAACGTGAGCGCCTGA
- a CDS encoding pentapeptide repeat-containing protein, translated as MTGVHPTAIPPGDADGSCSYRIEADVWADQYDREPRHGDWDCPRDACEGFDRCVFHLTAPERDEAGVTDDTLQTSLLAALDESGAAPKQLIGANLPELDLSHVLLDAPDNYPVELSHATIDGELAIDDAAIRQPVYFDHCEIGSLRIGASDLRGVLTFDHSEIAGETVLRDQYDRSIYFRDVTFHDEFTVKPVVFHRMARFSDSEFHARASFYADFNDEPHFNRCEFHDDVDFFVDINADSYFDDATFEGRFDLYAAVNGTLRIRNAEFFGPATLYARYRSDAFFNGSTFHDRVGFEKPGSDVGAARFYEYTDFGGVTVEGRADFSTVEFHGSVDFSGCTFDGPVTFDECRFEKRVELTDVHCRTPPTFRNATFTGSPRLSLEAEQPGLVDCTGATMTGGLIETEADDDLRYDFTDGSLGCVDLDTGDERDPLDRYRFYRTDFDGFDFSAHRSELDRNDWHVHELDADGLDTTADLDVEGLEVTYNKARNGANETDEDEAAAEFFLREMKYKKRRHAENALAADAGVVARLRAAGRLVSNATLDLTCGYGEKPWRVFAASAATVLLFALVFAGIGVDAMDEASSLGYLTLSLETFVALVLGTPTIDDPLVNLLTSVEAFLGAFFIGLFVFTLTRSIRR; from the coding sequence ATGACCGGTGTCCATCCGACCGCGATACCGCCGGGCGACGCCGACGGATCCTGTTCGTACCGGATCGAGGCGGACGTGTGGGCCGACCAGTACGATCGGGAACCACGACACGGTGACTGGGACTGTCCCCGGGACGCGTGCGAGGGGTTCGACCGCTGTGTGTTCCATCTCACGGCACCCGAACGCGACGAAGCGGGGGTCACAGACGATACGCTCCAGACGTCTCTCCTTGCCGCGCTCGACGAGTCAGGAGCAGCACCGAAACAACTGATCGGCGCGAACTTGCCGGAACTCGACCTCTCACACGTCCTGCTCGACGCACCCGACAACTATCCGGTCGAACTCTCTCACGCCACGATCGACGGTGAGCTCGCGATCGACGACGCCGCGATTCGCCAGCCCGTCTACTTCGATCACTGCGAGATCGGTAGTCTTCGGATCGGTGCCAGCGATCTTCGGGGCGTGCTCACCTTCGACCATAGCGAGATTGCGGGCGAGACCGTGCTACGCGACCAGTACGACCGGTCGATCTACTTCCGTGACGTAACCTTTCACGACGAGTTCACGGTGAAACCGGTCGTCTTCCACCGCATGGCTCGGTTCTCCGACAGCGAGTTTCACGCGCGGGCCTCGTTCTACGCGGATTTCAACGACGAGCCACATTTCAACCGCTGTGAGTTTCACGACGATGTCGACTTTTTCGTCGACATCAACGCCGACTCGTACTTCGACGACGCCACCTTCGAGGGACGGTTCGACCTGTACGCCGCGGTCAACGGTACCCTCCGAATACGGAACGCCGAGTTCTTCGGTCCTGCTACACTCTACGCCCGGTACCGGTCGGACGCCTTCTTCAACGGGTCGACCTTTCACGACCGTGTCGGGTTCGAGAAGCCGGGATCAGACGTCGGCGCGGCCCGCTTTTACGAGTACACGGACTTCGGCGGTGTCACCGTCGAGGGACGGGCGGACTTCTCGACCGTCGAGTTCCACGGTAGCGTTGATTTTTCGGGCTGTACCTTCGACGGCCCCGTCACGTTCGACGAGTGCCGGTTCGAGAAACGCGTCGAGTTAACCGACGTCCACTGCCGGACGCCGCCGACGTTCAGAAACGCCACGTTCACCGGTTCACCCCGACTCAGTCTGGAGGCAGAACAACCGGGACTCGTCGACTGTACAGGAGCGACGATGACCGGCGGCCTTATCGAGACCGAGGCGGACGACGACCTGCGCTATGACTTCACCGACGGATCGCTCGGCTGTGTCGACCTCGATACGGGCGACGAGCGCGACCCGCTCGACCGCTATCGGTTCTACCGAACCGACTTCGACGGCTTCGATTTCTCGGCACACAGGAGCGAACTCGACCGGAACGACTGGCACGTCCACGAGCTCGACGCCGATGGCCTCGACACGACGGCTGACCTCGACGTCGAGGGGCTCGAAGTGACGTACAACAAGGCCAGAAACGGCGCGAACGAGACCGACGAGGACGAGGCCGCCGCGGAGTTCTTCCTCAGAGAAATGAAGTACAAGAAGCGTCGCCACGCCGAGAACGCGCTCGCAGCCGATGCGGGCGTCGTCGCCAGACTCCGAGCAGCCGGACGCCTGGTCTCGAACGCGACCCTCGATCTCACCTGTGGCTACGGGGAGAAACCGTGGCGAGTGTTCGCCGCTTCGGCTGCAACCGTCCTGCTCTTTGCCCTCGTCTTCGCCGGGATCGGGGTCGACGCGATGGACGAAGCCTCCTCGCTGGGCTATCTGACGCTGAGTCTGGAGACGTTCGTGGCGCTCGTGCTCGGGACGCCGACCATCGACGACCCGCTCGTGAACCTGCTCACGTCGGTCGAGGCGTTCCTCGGCGCGTTCTTCATCGGCCTCTTTGTCTTCACGCTGACGCGGTCGATCAGGCGGTGA